Proteins encoded by one window of Oenanthe melanoleuca isolate GR-GAL-2019-014 chromosome 20, OMel1.0, whole genome shotgun sequence:
- the LOC130261158 gene encoding bactericidal permeability-increasing protein-like isoform X1 yields MGVQRLAVACGALALCLALTTATNPGFVVRITQAGLDYAHQQGIMILEKELAQLKLPDISGDARVLRVGKVRYELSRLSLRDFQLPYSRITPVSNVGLQVSISNAFAELDGDWRVKLFFVSVPSSSSPYSGIHSVSPTLDLDSRDHGSFNLKVENVYIKISLRLGSDTTGKPTISTSDCSASISKVRVLFSGKLGWLYNLFHKTIESRLRKILEDKVCDSVVKSVHNELQTYIQTLPVTARIDNKTGIDYSLVAPPRATAQSLNADLKGEFYSLANRSTVPFSPLPLAFPSDHDRMVYFGASSYFFNTAGIAYREAGALVFEITEAMIPKEAGFRLDTSVFSAFIPQLEEMYPNMPMKFRLSAPTAPFLTIGPGGISFQPIVDAQAYAILPNSSLVPLFLLSLTGNVSAVINERSGRIVGRLDMGRIRISLKNSAVGTFQVRMMQSIMNVLTSSTLLPRLNARLDEGFPLPLLDRIQLSNILVKFHQNFLLLGADVHFQPRV; encoded by the exons ATGGGAGTGCAGCGCCTGGCGGTGGCTTGCGGGGCACTGGCCTTGTGCCTGGCACTCACCACAGCCACCAACCCCGGCTTCGTGGTGAGGATCACCCAGGCAGGCTTGGACTACG CCCATCAGCAGGGGATTATGATCCTGGAGAAGGAGTTGGCCCAGCTGAAGCTGCCAGACATCTCAGGTGACGCTCGTGTCTTACGTGTGGGGAAGGTCCGCTATGAATTGTCCAG ACTGAGCCTTCGTGATTTCCAATTGCCATACTCAAGGATTACCCCAGTCTCCAACGTGGGCCTGCAGGTCTCCATCTCCAACGCCTTTGCCGAGCTGGATGGGGACTGGCGGGTGAAGCTTTTCTTTGTGTCAGttcccagctcttcctctcCCTATTCAGGCATCCACTCTGTGTCTCCAACTCTGGATCTGGACag tCGGGACCACGGATCTTTTAACCTGAAGGTGGAAAATGTCTACATCAAGATTAGCCTGAGGCTGGGCAGTGACACCACTGGGAAGCCCACCATCAGCACCTCGGACTGCAGTGCCAGCATCTCCAAAGTCCGGGTGCTTTTTTCTGGCAAGTTGGG GTGGCTTTATAATCTGTTCCACAAGACTATTGAGTCCCGGTTGAGGAAGATTTTGGAGGACAAG GTCTGTGACAGTGTGGTCAAGTCTGTGCACAATGAACTCCAGACATACATCCAGACCCTGCCAG TCACAGCCAGGATAGATAACAAGACTGGGATTGATTACTCCTTGGTGGCACCCCCAAGAGCTACTGCCCAGTCCCTCAACGCAGATCTGAAG ggTGAATTCTACTCCCTGGCCAACCGCTCCACTGTCCCCTTCTCACCACTGCCACTGGCCTTCCCCTCGGATCACGACCGCATGGTTTACTTTGGAGCCTCCAGCTACTTCTTCAACACAGCTGGCATTGCCTACCGTGAGGCTGGGGCCCTGGTCTTTGAAATCACAGAGGCCATG ATCCCAAAGGAAGCAGGATTCAGATTGGACACCTCTGTCTTCTCAGCCTTCATTCCCCAG CTGGAGGAAATGTACCCAAACATGCCAATGAAGTTCAGGCTgtctgctcccactgctccgTTCCTGACTATTGGACCAGGAGGAATCTCGTTCCAGCCCATTGTGGATGCTCAGGCTTATGCCATCCTTCCCAACTCCAGCCTGgttcctctcttcctcctcagcCTG ACAGGGAACGTGTCTGCTGTCATCAACGAGAGATCCGGCCGCATAGTTGGGAGACTGGATATGGGCAG gatcaggatctctctgaagaattcagctGTTGGCACTTTCCAG GTGCGAATGATGCAGTCCATAATGAACGTCTTGACTTCCAGTACCCTGCTCCCACGTCTTAATG CCCGGTTAGATGAGGGTTTCCCTCTGCCCCTTCTGGACAGGATTCAGCTCTCCAATATCCTCGTGAAGTTCCACCAG aatttcctgctgcttggaGCAGATGTTCACTTCCAGCCCCGCGTATGA
- the LOC130261158 gene encoding bactericidal permeability-increasing protein-like isoform X2: MGVQRLAVACGALALCLALTTATNPGFVVRITQAGLDYAHQQGIMILEKELAQLKLPDISGDARVLRVGKVRYELSRLSLRDFQLPYSRITPVSNVGLQVSISNAFAELDGDWRVKLFFVRDHGSFNLKVENVYIKISLRLGSDTTGKPTISTSDCSASISKVRVLFSGKLGWLYNLFHKTIESRLRKILEDKVCDSVVKSVHNELQTYIQTLPVTARIDNKTGIDYSLVAPPRATAQSLNADLKGEFYSLANRSTVPFSPLPLAFPSDHDRMVYFGASSYFFNTAGIAYREAGALVFEITEAMIPKEAGFRLDTSVFSAFIPQLEEMYPNMPMKFRLSAPTAPFLTIGPGGISFQPIVDAQAYAILPNSSLVPLFLLSLTGNVSAVINERSGRIVGRLDMGRIRISLKNSAVGTFQVRMMQSIMNVLTSSTLLPRLNARLDEGFPLPLLDRIQLSNILVKFHQNFLLLGADVHFQPRV; the protein is encoded by the exons ATGGGAGTGCAGCGCCTGGCGGTGGCTTGCGGGGCACTGGCCTTGTGCCTGGCACTCACCACAGCCACCAACCCCGGCTTCGTGGTGAGGATCACCCAGGCAGGCTTGGACTACG CCCATCAGCAGGGGATTATGATCCTGGAGAAGGAGTTGGCCCAGCTGAAGCTGCCAGACATCTCAGGTGACGCTCGTGTCTTACGTGTGGGGAAGGTCCGCTATGAATTGTCCAG ACTGAGCCTTCGTGATTTCCAATTGCCATACTCAAGGATTACCCCAGTCTCCAACGTGGGCCTGCAGGTCTCCATCTCCAACGCCTTTGCCGAGCTGGATGGGGACTGGCGGGTGAAGCTTTTCTTTGT tCGGGACCACGGATCTTTTAACCTGAAGGTGGAAAATGTCTACATCAAGATTAGCCTGAGGCTGGGCAGTGACACCACTGGGAAGCCCACCATCAGCACCTCGGACTGCAGTGCCAGCATCTCCAAAGTCCGGGTGCTTTTTTCTGGCAAGTTGGG GTGGCTTTATAATCTGTTCCACAAGACTATTGAGTCCCGGTTGAGGAAGATTTTGGAGGACAAG GTCTGTGACAGTGTGGTCAAGTCTGTGCACAATGAACTCCAGACATACATCCAGACCCTGCCAG TCACAGCCAGGATAGATAACAAGACTGGGATTGATTACTCCTTGGTGGCACCCCCAAGAGCTACTGCCCAGTCCCTCAACGCAGATCTGAAG ggTGAATTCTACTCCCTGGCCAACCGCTCCACTGTCCCCTTCTCACCACTGCCACTGGCCTTCCCCTCGGATCACGACCGCATGGTTTACTTTGGAGCCTCCAGCTACTTCTTCAACACAGCTGGCATTGCCTACCGTGAGGCTGGGGCCCTGGTCTTTGAAATCACAGAGGCCATG ATCCCAAAGGAAGCAGGATTCAGATTGGACACCTCTGTCTTCTCAGCCTTCATTCCCCAG CTGGAGGAAATGTACCCAAACATGCCAATGAAGTTCAGGCTgtctgctcccactgctccgTTCCTGACTATTGGACCAGGAGGAATCTCGTTCCAGCCCATTGTGGATGCTCAGGCTTATGCCATCCTTCCCAACTCCAGCCTGgttcctctcttcctcctcagcCTG ACAGGGAACGTGTCTGCTGTCATCAACGAGAGATCCGGCCGCATAGTTGGGAGACTGGATATGGGCAG gatcaggatctctctgaagaattcagctGTTGGCACTTTCCAG GTGCGAATGATGCAGTCCATAATGAACGTCTTGACTTCCAGTACCCTGCTCCCACGTCTTAATG CCCGGTTAGATGAGGGTTTCCCTCTGCCCCTTCTGGACAGGATTCAGCTCTCCAATATCCTCGTGAAGTTCCACCAG aatttcctgctgcttggaGCAGATGTTCACTTCCAGCCCCGCGTATGA